The following are from one region of the Mus musculus strain NOD/ShiLtJ chromosome 17 genomic scaffold, GRCm38.p6 alternate locus group NOD/ShiLtJ MMCHR17_CHO_IDD1 genome:
- the Olfr108 gene encoding olfactory receptor 108 produces MQISSSIISPRMNCSQAPGFILLGLPREPEKWQHFFIIFLGLYLLGLLGNLLLLLAIGSDVHLHTPMYFFLSQLSLVDLCFITTTAPKTLETWWTGDGSISFSGCLTQLYFFGVFADMDNLLLAVMAIDRYAAICHPLLYPLLMTPCRCEVLVSGSWGIAHCVSLMYTLLLSQLYFHTNQEIPHFFCDCRPLLLLSCSDTHLNEVLMMALAGVLGVSAVLCIVSSYGCIFYAVARVPSAQGKRKALTTCSSHLSVVLLFYSTVFATYLKPPSTSHSSGEVVAAVMYTLVTPTLNPFIYSLRNKDVKSSLRRVLNIEKSQD; encoded by the coding sequence ATGCAAATTTCATCTTCAATAATAAGCCCAAGGATGAACTGCAGTCAGGCTCCTGGCTTTATCCTCTTGGGACTACCCAGAGAACCAGAGAAGTGGCAGCACTTCTTTATCATCTTCCTAGGTCTTTACTTGCTGGGACTTTTAGGGAACCTGCTACTTCTGTTAGCTATTGGTTCTGATGTCCACCTCCACACCCCCATGTATTTCTTCCTCAGTCAGCTCTCACTTGTGGATCTTTGCTTCATCACCACCACAGCTCCTAAAACACTGGAGACTTGGTGGACTGGAGATGGATCAATCTCATTCTCTGGATGCCTGACTCAATTGTATTTCTTTGGTGTTTTTGCAGATATGGATAACCTGCTTCTGGCAGTCATGGCTATTGACCGCTATGCTGCTATCTGccacccactcctctacccacttcTCATGACTCCTTGTAGATGTGAGGTTCTAGTCAGTGGGTCATGGGGAATAGCTCATTGTGTGTCTCTGATGTATACGTTATTGCTCTCTCAGTTATATTTTCATACCAATCAAGAGATTCCTCATTTTTTCTGTGATTGTAGGCCTCTCTTACTGCTTTCCTGTTCTGACACTCACCTCAATGAGGTCCTGATGATGGCTTTGGCTGGAGTTTTGGGAGTCAGTGCAGTTCTTTGCATTGTAAGTTCTTATGGTTGTATTTTTTATGCTGTGGCTAGAGTTCCATCAGCACAGGGGAAAAGAAAAGCCCTGACCACATGCAGTTCCCACCTCTCTGTAGTCCTCCTTTTCTACAGCACAGTCTTTGCTACCTACCTGAAGCCCCCATCTACTTCTCACTCCTCTGGGGAGGTGGTAGCTGCTGTTATGTATACCTTGGTCACTCCCACTCTAAACCCCTTCATTTATAGTCTGAGGAATAAGGATGTTAAGAGTTCATTGAGAAGAGTTCTGAACATTGAAAAGTCTCAGGACTAA